TTTCCATGTCTAATGCGACGACCCAAAGTTCGACCTCCACGCCAGGAGGAGCCCGATTTGTGTTTAAAAAGATGGGAACGCAAACGTTGACATTAGGAGAGGGCAATACTTTGACGGCCCTCCCCATCGAGGTCAGTAGCGGAACAACGCTTGATATGGGGTCTTCCAAGCTCTCAGGCAATGGGATCTTCGTGCTGAATGAAGGAGCGACATTAATGACGGCATTGGCCGGCGGAGTTGCTGAGGCAATTGGCGGCATCGTCGCTGAGGTGACACTAAAAGAGGGGTCGAGTTTTGGCTTCAATGGATCCACTAGTCAGATCACCAGCGATCGCATGCCCGCTGTGGTAACGGATTTGATCATCAATAATCCAGCCGGGGTAATTCTTTCTCGGCCCACAACAATTAACGGCGTGCTGCGATTAATGGCCGGAGAATTCGACAACACCATCCCCTTTACTTTGGGCCCAAATGGCTCGATCTCCTACGAGGGAGGCAGCTTAAAAATTCCGGTCTCGGTGGCAAGTGGGTCTCTGAACTTACCTTGCGCTTTTTTTCTCGAACAGAATTATCCGAACCCGTTCAATCCAGCTACCATGATCAGATTCGGTTTACCCCGGGCCTCTCATGTGATACTGAAGATATATAACATTCAGGGACAGGAGGTGCTGACCTTGTTAGATGCTCGCAGAGAGCCTGGAATTCACCAATTACAGTTTGATGGTTCACGCCTGAGCGCAGGTATCTATTTGTATCAAATCAAGGCGGGCGATTTTGTTGACAACAAACGGATGATGCTGTTGAAATGAGGAGCTGCTGAATCGAACTTGCTGGTTCGATCCATTTCTTTGTTCAAATGGAAGAAGCATAGGGGATTGCGAAAGATTTTCATTTATTGTCATATTCGATTTTCAAAAACATGAATGATTTATTGAAGGAGGGTGCGTTTATGCAAATGATACGAATTTTTCTTATTTTGCTATTCCTAAGCATGATCACAGTGGGGCAGGGGTACACGCAGGTCGCTGGGGACTTTCGTTCTGCGAAAAGCGGGGATTGGAGCAGCACCGCGACCTGGGAAACTTTTGATGGAACCAACTGGGTTGCACCCAGTGCTGGGCCGTCAGGCGCTGAAAATATCCTTGTGAAAGGGACTGACACTGTGCGCGTAGACGTGCCAGTGACCATCACAGGATATGTGAAAGTGGTCGAATCTGGTGTTTTCACCGTAACAACTGGCGTTTTGAGCTTTGGCAATGGGAGCAGCTACGAGCACGCCCGCGATGCCGGGACGCTCCCGACCGCTACATGGGAACAGGGATCAACCTTACTGTTGACCGGCACGGTGCAGGATGCCCCTGCCAATCGAAACCAAAATTTCCATCATGTCGTTTTCAACACGCCGAACCTGGGGCGCAATCGGGACATGGGATGGAAAAACATCACCATCGGTGGTAATGTGAGGGTGATTAACACCGGAGCATACCGTTGGCAGATGAGCTCGATCGCTGCTAGCGATACGGCACGCATCACGATTTTAGGAGATGTAATCGTTGAAAATGGGCAATTTTCTGTACATGGGACCAGCAATGCTCAGACAGTTTTTATCATCAATCATTATGGTAATGTCATCGTTACTGGCGGCAACTTTTCGATTGCCAGAGGTTCACAGGGCAACGGGACAGGAAAGACACTTTGGTATCTATTTGGCGGTGATTTCACGATGTCGAATGCCACGACTCAAAACTCCAATCCGACACCAGGAAATGCGAAATTCGTGTTCGCAAATGTCGGAGGCAAGCAAAAGCTAACATTGTCGAATGTGACCTATGGTGGTGGAGGCCTGCCGATTCAGGTCGATAGCTTAGCCACCTTAGATATGGATACAACAGCAGTCGGTGGTACCGGAATTTTTGCGCTTTCACCTGGAGCGACATTGATAAGCGCGCATCCCAGCGGCCTGGACGGCAATTTGAAAACCACAGGTGCGATTACCTTGAGTAAAGCGGCTAACTTCACGTTCAATGGCGCTGTTGATCAAGTTCCCGGCGTGTTGTTGCCAGATACCATCGCGGTCCTTACAATAGCGAATCCTGTGGGAGTGACGTTCAGCGATACCTTGAAAACCGCTGGATTGAACGTATCAGCCGGCGGAATCATGAAAATAGATCAGTCGGGAAATATAATAGCTGACTCCGGGGCTATCGCAGGAACCTTGATGAATCAAGGATTGATCAGCGCGAGTAATCCATTAGTCTTCGCTGAGGGATCAATTTACGAACACGCGCGGAACGGTGG
This genomic stretch from candidate division KSB1 bacterium harbors:
- a CDS encoding T9SS type A sorting domain-containing protein, whose amino-acid sequence is MKKGVTASIAIAFGLLFLPSLWAQKVGDYRTRASGDWNKAQNWERFNGSIWVTTGTPPTGAETITVRSTDSIFVNIPVSITGLLVNQGIVEDNSQLTIASGGTYQHDRDGGRIPIANWEQGSIMMLTGVTSTAPTDRDQDYYHLIFNTPGLLSNLNMNLRANTIRGDVKVINTGSARWYLTTALATDTSIVTIMGDVIVEGGAFSVHGTSNAQTTFIVHHYGNIVVTGGNFSISRGSQAGGTTTWYLYEGNFSMSNATTQSSTSTPGGARFVFKKMGTQTLTLGEGNTLTALPIEVSSGTTLDMGSSKLSGNGIFVLNEGATLMTALAGGVAEAIGGIVAEVTLKEGSSFGFNGSTSQITSDRMPAVVTDLIINNPAGVILSRPTTINGVLRLMAGEFDNTIPFTLGPNGSISYEGGSLKIPVSVASGSLNLPCAFFLEQNYPNPFNPATMIRFGLPRASHVILKIYNIQGQEVLTLLDARREPGIHQLQFDGSRLSAGIYLYQIKAGDFVDNKRMMLLK